The proteins below are encoded in one region of Fibrella aestuarina BUZ 2:
- a CDS encoding M81 family metallopeptidase, protein MKQLLLGLTLALGQPAFSQPDAETSSPGVATPGGALPRIAIAGLGIESSTFSPAVTLEPAFHARYSGEVFSAYPFMMGAAPLRKQARWFPTVVGKSLPGGIVARDAYESLVGKMLDSLKKYAPYDGLYFDIHGAMSVQGLDDPEGDLITRIRQVVGTKTLISTSMDLHGNVSERLAHHTDLMTCYRMAPHEDAMQTKERAVTNLMNRLKSGKGKPAYKALINVPILLPGEKTSTRIEPGKSLYQQVTPLADQQPGVVDASIWIGYAWADEPRNHAAVMVVGDDRAKVTQTAEKLARDFWAVRNQFDFVAPTGTLDDVLTKAIASPKHPFYISDTGDNPTAGGAGDVTWTITEILKRPEFKKADGPTLLYASIPDPEFVKKAIAAGVGGQVDGTAGAIVDHRFAPPVPLKGTVTAIVRGDKDAEVEVVVNVGSAHVIVTQKRKPYHEEKDFVRLGLNPRTADIVVVKIGYLQPELYDMQKDWIMALTPGGVDQDLFRLPYKRIQRPMFPFDKGMKTPDLSAKLIPLADATK, encoded by the coding sequence ATGAAGCAGCTTCTTCTCGGCCTCACACTCGCCCTTGGCCAACCGGCCTTTTCCCAACCCGACGCCGAAACGTCTTCTCCGGGCGTCGCTACGCCGGGCGGCGCTTTGCCCCGCATCGCCATTGCGGGGCTGGGCATCGAATCCAGCACGTTTTCGCCCGCCGTCACGCTCGAACCGGCTTTTCATGCCCGCTACAGTGGCGAAGTCTTCAGCGCCTACCCGTTTATGATGGGCGCGGCTCCGCTGCGGAAACAGGCGCGGTGGTTCCCGACGGTGGTGGGCAAGTCGCTGCCGGGGGGTATCGTGGCGCGGGACGCCTACGAGTCGCTGGTCGGGAAGATGCTTGATTCGCTCAAAAAATACGCGCCTTACGACGGCCTGTATTTCGATATTCACGGGGCCATGAGCGTGCAGGGGCTCGACGACCCCGAAGGTGATCTGATCACGCGCATCCGGCAGGTGGTGGGCACCAAAACCCTCATCTCCACCTCGATGGACCTGCACGGCAACGTCTCGGAGCGGCTCGCGCACCATACCGATCTGATGACCTGCTACCGGATGGCCCCGCACGAAGACGCCATGCAGACCAAAGAGCGGGCCGTAACGAACCTGATGAACCGGCTCAAAAGCGGCAAAGGCAAACCCGCCTACAAAGCGCTCATCAACGTACCCATTCTGCTGCCGGGCGAAAAAACGAGTACGCGCATCGAGCCGGGCAAGAGCCTGTATCAGCAGGTGACGCCCCTCGCCGATCAGCAGCCGGGCGTGGTCGACGCGAGCATCTGGATTGGCTACGCCTGGGCCGACGAACCCCGCAACCACGCGGCCGTGATGGTCGTGGGCGACGATCGGGCGAAGGTGACGCAAACCGCCGAGAAACTGGCCCGTGACTTCTGGGCGGTACGCAATCAGTTCGATTTTGTAGCGCCCACCGGTACGTTAGACGACGTGCTGACCAAGGCCATTGCCAGCCCCAAGCACCCGTTTTACATCAGCGACACGGGCGACAACCCCACGGCGGGCGGCGCGGGCGACGTTACCTGGACGATTACGGAGATTCTGAAACGGCCCGAGTTCAAAAAGGCCGATGGCCCCACGCTCCTCTACGCCTCGATCCCCGACCCTGAATTTGTGAAAAAAGCTATCGCGGCGGGCGTTGGCGGGCAGGTGGACGGGACGGCCGGTGCCATTGTCGACCACCGGTTTGCGCCGCCCGTACCCCTGAAAGGCACCGTAACGGCCATTGTCCGCGGCGATAAGGATGCCGAGGTGGAAGTGGTGGTGAACGTGGGCAGCGCCCACGTGATCGTGACACAGAAGCGCAAGCCCTACCACGAAGAAAAAGACTTTGTGCGGCTGGGCCTCAATCCGCGCACCGCCGACATCGTGGTGGTGAAGATCGGCTACCTGCAACCCGAACTCTACGACATGCAGAAAGACTGGATCATGGCCCTCACGCCCGGCGGTGTGGATCAGGATTTGTTCCGGTTACCCTACAAGCGCATCCAACGCCCGATGTTTCCGTTCGACAAAGGGATGAAAACGCCCGATCTGTCGGCGAAGTTGATCCCGCTGGCTGATGCGACGAAATAG
- a CDS encoding NAD(P)-dependent alcohol dehydrogenase → MERYLTRLHVNGMKAAIINQYGSSQELQIQDVPKPEVDTHDVLIRVQAAAINPVDTKVRDGSMKLLLFGSFPKILGADCAGVVEAVGLMVTDLQPGDRVVASVGPTGGAYAEYVSANEKFVAKLPDSIEFAQAAAMPVAAGTALQGMRDKGHLRPNDRVLINGASGGVGTYAVQLAKGMGAYVTAVCSADNAALVRQLGADVVIDYKTTDFTKLPEQYELVFDAVGKSSFDACRAILTDEGTYVTTIPSPKQLVEQVVTIFTKQKAESILFSFTREDMNWLLKQAAEGKLRSVIDKTYPLSQVAQAHDYSETGRAKGKLVLLMD, encoded by the coding sequence ATGGAGCGTTACTTAACCCGGCTCCACGTCAACGGCATGAAGGCAGCAATCATCAACCAGTATGGCAGCAGCCAGGAATTACAGATTCAGGACGTACCCAAGCCTGAGGTCGACACCCACGACGTACTCATCCGGGTACAGGCCGCCGCCATCAACCCGGTCGATACCAAGGTGCGCGACGGGTCGATGAAACTGCTGCTCTTTGGCTCGTTTCCGAAAATACTGGGGGCCGACTGCGCCGGTGTGGTGGAAGCCGTCGGGCTGATGGTGACCGACCTGCAACCCGGCGACCGCGTGGTGGCGTCGGTTGGCCCGACGGGTGGGGCCTACGCCGAGTACGTGTCGGCAAACGAGAAGTTTGTGGCCAAACTGCCCGACAGCATCGAGTTTGCGCAGGCGGCGGCCATGCCCGTAGCGGCTGGCACAGCGTTGCAGGGCATGCGTGACAAAGGGCATCTGCGCCCTAATGATCGCGTGCTCATTAACGGAGCGTCGGGCGGGGTAGGTACGTATGCCGTGCAACTGGCTAAAGGGATGGGCGCATATGTCACGGCGGTTTGTAGCGCCGACAACGCCGCGCTGGTCAGGCAACTGGGTGCCGACGTAGTGATCGACTACAAAACGACCGATTTCACCAAATTGCCCGAGCAGTACGAACTCGTATTTGATGCGGTGGGGAAAAGTTCGTTCGATGCCTGCCGCGCCATCCTTACCGACGAAGGTACCTACGTAACCACCATTCCGTCGCCGAAGCAGTTGGTGGAGCAGGTCGTGACGATCTTCACGAAGCAGAAAGCCGAGTCGATCCTGTTTTCGTTTACGCGGGAAGACATGAACTGGTTGCTGAAACAGGCTGCCGAAGGCAAACTCCGGTCCGTGATCGACAAGACCTATCCCCTGTCGCAAGTGGCACAGGCCCACGACTACAGCGAAACCGGCCGGGCTAAAGGCAAGCTGGTGCTACTGATGGATTAG
- a CDS encoding DoxX family protein — MAFFGGLVAIAALLYGIGWMLSLDYLRLVRHDMLLGAAVMFSLIGVSHFRKPDLMQYMIPKGLPAPRRLVYLSGLAEIVLGLGLLIPATRTASAWGLIGLLIAIFPANINVAVNNLPPPGGLPAKPWYIWSRLLFQPLYIAWIWYAALAP, encoded by the coding sequence ATGGCTTTTTTTGGTGGATTGGTGGCTATCGCCGCACTGTTGTACGGCATCGGATGGATGCTTTCACTCGATTACCTGCGGCTCGTTCGGCACGATATGCTGCTGGGGGCGGCGGTGATGTTTTCGCTGATTGGGGTCAGCCATTTTCGTAAACCCGACCTGATGCAGTACATGATTCCTAAAGGGCTGCCCGCCCCGCGGCGGCTGGTGTATTTGTCGGGCCTGGCGGAAATAGTGTTGGGGCTGGGGCTGCTGATTCCGGCCACGCGCACGGCGTCGGCCTGGGGGTTGATTGGGCTGCTGATCGCAATTTTTCCGGCCAACATCAACGTGGCGGTCAACAACCTGCCGCCACCGGGAGGCCTGCCCGCTAAACCGTGGTACATCTGGTCGCGGCTGCTGTTTCAACCCCTCTATATCGCCTGGATCTGGTACGCCGCCCTGGCCCCGTAA
- a CDS encoding Crp/Fnr family transcriptional regulator, which yields MTHYDQLRQRFTELIPLTDAQWLRFLTMVEPVICAKNAFLTEAGQVEQYIYYLAEGMARVSLNNDGKDVSVDFVFSNDFTSAYSSFLTGQPSQFNIQALTDLHALRFSRANLLRFYDESHAAERIGRLIAEQAFLRKTSREVAFLTSTAKQRYNQLLAQNPRLVQQISVKHLSSYLGIEPESLSRIRRTI from the coding sequence ATGACGCACTACGACCAACTCCGCCAGCGGTTCACCGAACTGATTCCCCTCACCGACGCCCAATGGCTCCGGTTTCTGACCATGGTGGAGCCGGTTATCTGCGCCAAAAACGCCTTCCTGACCGAAGCGGGGCAGGTGGAACAGTACATTTATTACCTCGCCGAGGGCATGGCGCGAGTATCGCTCAACAACGACGGGAAGGACGTGTCGGTCGATTTTGTCTTCAGCAACGATTTTACGTCGGCGTATTCGTCGTTTCTGACGGGGCAGCCTAGTCAGTTCAACATTCAGGCGCTGACCGACCTGCACGCGCTACGCTTTAGCCGGGCCAATCTGCTGCGCTTTTACGACGAATCGCACGCGGCCGAGCGCATTGGCCGGTTGATTGCCGAGCAGGCTTTTTTACGGAAAACCAGCCGCGAAGTCGCCTTCCTGACCAGCACGGCCAAGCAGCGGTACAACCAACTGCTGGCGCAAAACCCCCGGCTGGTTCAGCAGATTTCCGTAAAGCATCTGTCGTCATACCTCGGCATCGAGCCCGAAAGCCTGAGCCGTATCCGGCGCACCATCTGA
- a CDS encoding antibiotic biosynthesis monooxygenase family protein, producing MYARIVQVPLQPGAAEKATTYFRDTVGPALKQQTGFLNSRFLVNTDTNRCLMVTLWESAETRTAAETSGFLQNVLQHMKPFFAGLPTVDYYDVAVQVA from the coding sequence ATGTACGCTCGCATTGTTCAGGTACCCCTTCAGCCGGGGGCTGCCGAGAAAGCCACTACTTATTTTCGGGATACGGTGGGTCCCGCGCTGAAGCAGCAGACCGGTTTTTTAAACAGTCGGTTTCTGGTCAACACCGACACGAACCGTTGCCTGATGGTGACACTCTGGGAATCGGCGGAAACCCGAACCGCCGCAGAAACCAGTGGTTTCCTGCAAAATGTACTGCAGCACATGAAGCCCTTCTTCGCCGGGCTGCCAACGGTCGACTACTATGACGTAGCCGTGCAGGTCGCCTGA
- a CDS encoding TolC family protein, with protein sequence MKRLIALSLGLALWLPVDGQAQTTQPASPQSVPTGGFRLKDCIDYGLKNFGRVRIAQYQVETADQQARQALGQYLPQVSATGSTIDNLKLQQSVVPAGVFGPEPRVFIIGQKYQTNLTAQLSQTIFDRSLLIGIKANKPNQELAALNTRQTQEDVIYNIASNYYQVFVAQQQIALLRDNLQRTQQVLNILKLQRDNGVIQPVDYTRTEVSYNSTQSQLTLAENDLNLALNRLKYQMGMSQEQNLTLSDSTLLTQLPSIEQEPFDPKRLVSFQQAETNLTLQQLQYQRIKAGYLPTLSFTGNYGTLNLGAQTIDKLFTNFVGFGSIGLRLNIPIFDGFQRDSQLKQQRLTVLTQQEQQKLNTAGYQLQFSSAQSQIQRAQTSLQNDERNVKLAQEVYNITTLQYKQGTKLLTDLINADNSYREARTNYINSLINLYQARLDLEQSKGSLLGFYNQL encoded by the coding sequence ATGAAACGATTAATTGCACTTAGTTTAGGTCTGGCGCTGTGGCTTCCGGTTGATGGGCAAGCGCAGACCACGCAGCCCGCTTCGCCGCAGTCAGTGCCCACAGGTGGCTTCCGGCTGAAGGACTGCATCGATTACGGATTGAAGAATTTTGGTCGGGTGCGCATTGCGCAGTATCAGGTCGAGACGGCCGATCAGCAGGCGCGGCAGGCGCTGGGGCAGTATCTGCCACAAGTCAGCGCGACCGGGTCGACGATCGACAACCTGAAGCTCCAGCAGAGCGTGGTGCCGGCGGGTGTATTCGGGCCTGAGCCGCGGGTGTTCATCATTGGCCAGAAATACCAGACCAACCTCACTGCCCAGCTGTCGCAGACCATCTTCGACCGCTCGCTGCTGATCGGCATCAAAGCCAACAAGCCCAATCAGGAGTTGGCCGCGCTGAACACGCGTCAGACGCAGGAAGACGTGATTTACAACATCGCCAGCAATTACTACCAGGTGTTTGTGGCCCAGCAGCAGATTGCCCTCCTGCGCGACAACCTGCAACGTACCCAGCAGGTGCTGAACATCCTGAAACTCCAGCGCGACAACGGTGTGATTCAGCCAGTCGACTACACGCGGACGGAGGTCAGCTACAACAGCACGCAGTCGCAACTGACACTGGCCGAAAACGACCTAAACCTGGCCCTGAACCGGCTCAAATACCAGATGGGCATGTCGCAGGAGCAGAACCTGACGCTATCCGATTCGACGCTGCTCACGCAACTGCCCTCGATCGAGCAGGAACCCTTCGACCCCAAACGGCTGGTTTCTTTTCAGCAGGCCGAAACCAATCTCACCCTGCAACAGCTTCAGTACCAACGCATCAAGGCGGGCTACTTGCCCACGCTGAGCTTCACGGGCAACTACGGTACGCTGAACCTCGGCGCGCAGACCATCGACAAGCTGTTCACCAATTTCGTTGGGTTCGGCAGCATCGGCCTGCGCCTGAACATCCCCATTTTCGACGGGTTTCAGCGCGACTCGCAGCTGAAGCAGCAGCGCCTAACCGTGTTGACACAGCAGGAACAGCAAAAACTGAACACAGCCGGTTATCAGCTTCAGTTCAGCAGCGCGCAGTCGCAGATTCAGCGCGCGCAGACCAGCCTGCAAAACGACGAACGCAACGTGAAACTGGCGCAGGAGGTCTACAACATCACGACGCTGCAATACAAGCAGGGCACCAAACTGCTCACCGACCTGATCAACGCCGATAACTCGTATCGGGAGGCCCGCACCAACTACATCAATTCACTCATCAATCTCTATCAGGCCCGCCTTGACCTCGAGCAATCGAAGGGCAGTCTGCTGGGTTTTTATAATCAACTTTAA
- a CDS encoding efflux RND transporter periplasmic adaptor subunit, which translates to MKKTTITILVATLAIISLIGFRLASNKKKIDEQKKPVVATNVAIPVTVAPAVEGTVSQQLVKTGNLIPFKEADLIATTAGKVAKVNFNLGSSVRAGATLVQLDNRLKELSLEATQLSIDRLKKDVTRYNTLLAGNATTELQVNDTKYNYENALNQAEQIKKQIADANVKAPISGQIVQKDIEPGEYITVGKVLGRVLDVNRLKVQVPVNESDVYRLRNGQPVKVTTDVFAGRTFSGRISYIAPQGSDEHNYPVEITIDNANGLKAGTFVNVDFSQKSNQKALQIPRAALVESIKNPYVYVVTGNTVARRTITVGRDFGDTIEVLSGLNTGDQVVTTGQLNLSDGKPVQITK; encoded by the coding sequence ATGAAAAAGACCACAATAACGATTCTGGTTGCTACGCTGGCTATCATCTCCCTGATTGGTTTTCGGCTGGCTTCCAACAAAAAGAAGATCGACGAGCAGAAGAAGCCCGTCGTGGCGACTAACGTGGCGATCCCCGTCACGGTGGCACCAGCCGTGGAAGGCACCGTCAGTCAGCAGCTGGTGAAAACGGGTAACCTCATCCCGTTCAAGGAAGCCGATCTGATCGCGACAACGGCAGGTAAGGTGGCGAAGGTCAATTTCAACCTCGGTTCGAGCGTCCGGGCGGGGGCCACGCTGGTGCAGCTCGACAACCGGCTGAAAGAACTGTCGCTGGAAGCCACGCAGCTCTCCATCGACCGGCTGAAGAAAGACGTGACGCGCTACAATACGCTGCTGGCCGGTAACGCCACCACAGAATTGCAGGTGAACGATACGAAGTACAATTACGAGAACGCGCTGAACCAGGCCGAGCAGATCAAAAAGCAGATTGCCGACGCCAACGTGAAAGCGCCCATCAGCGGGCAGATCGTGCAGAAAGACATCGAACCCGGCGAATACATCACCGTGGGGAAAGTGCTGGGCCGGGTGCTCGACGTGAACCGCCTGAAAGTGCAGGTGCCCGTCAACGAAAGCGACGTGTATCGGCTCCGGAACGGGCAGCCGGTGAAAGTAACCACTGACGTGTTCGCCGGACGGACTTTCAGCGGCCGGATTTCGTACATCGCGCCGCAGGGCTCCGACGAGCACAACTACCCGGTTGAGATCACCATCGACAACGCCAATGGCCTGAAAGCAGGTACGTTCGTCAACGTCGATTTCTCGCAGAAATCCAACCAGAAGGCGCTTCAGATTCCGCGCGCGGCCCTAGTCGAAAGCATCAAGAACCCCTACGTGTATGTCGTTACGGGCAACACCGTGGCGCGCCGCACCATCACGGTCGGCCGCGACTTCGGCGATACCATCGAGGTATTGAGCGGTTTGAACACAGGCGATCAGGTGGTCACGACCGGCCAGTTGAACCTCAGCGACGGCAAACCCGTGCAGATCACGAAATAA
- a CDS encoding MarR family winged helix-turn-helix transcriptional regulator — protein MIDSTTLQAKFTERMGSQSIFMISHVGHLMAKKANRELTRLGFTIQIEQFPVLFVTYFAGDELLSQQDIANMLQKDKSGIQRSIRTLERDGYLRVVSDSIDRRKNLIRLTPAGKMIIEQAIQTTEMLDQQIMSQLSEAERDAFLATTRKIIALIDS, from the coding sequence ATGATTGACTCGACTACGCTTCAGGCAAAGTTTACAGAACGCATGGGTTCTCAATCGATATTCATGATCAGCCATGTTGGGCACCTTATGGCGAAAAAGGCCAATCGGGAACTGACACGGCTGGGCTTTACCATTCAGATCGAGCAGTTTCCGGTGTTGTTTGTCACTTACTTTGCTGGCGACGAACTGCTCTCGCAGCAGGACATTGCCAACATGTTACAGAAAGACAAATCGGGCATACAACGCTCCATTCGCACACTGGAACGCGATGGCTACCTACGAGTCGTTTCCGACAGCATCGACCGGCGCAAGAACCTGATCCGGCTGACGCCCGCGGGTAAGATGATTATCGAGCAGGCGATCCAGACGACCGAGATGCTGGATCAGCAGATTATGAGCCAGTTGTCGGAGGCCGAACGGGACGCGTTTCTGGCTACTACCCGCAAGATTATAGCCCTGATTGATAGCTAA
- a CDS encoding efflux RND transporter permease subunit gives MSISEIAVKRPLLVTTIFTVLILFGVLSYQQLSYNLLPKFEANVISVATVYRGASADEVETNVTKRIEDALSALEGLDRMTSTSQEGVSSVIIQLKNGVNTTLAQQDAQRKIEQILNLLPDGADRPILNKFSTDEIPVLRMGVTANVSPTALYDLINNNIKPQLSNVSGVGQVNIIGGNERQIQVNVNTEKLRGYGVSIGQVSQAINAANASYPAGQLETRQSQYSIRFDASVQTVNRLRDLIIANRTDGSQVLLKDVAEVVDASTKPTAINHINARPSIGLQIQKQSDANAVAVSQQAQVKITQLEKQYSNIGLKFNIASDQSIYTLASADAVVFDMGLAILIVSVVMLLFLHSFRSAMFVLVALPSSMIPTFALMYLMGFSLNLMTLMALSLVVGILVDDSIVVLENINRHLEMGKDKRTAALDGRSEIGFTALAITLVDVVVFVPLAMTGGLIGNILREFALVVVFSTLMSLLVSFTLTPLLASRFGKVEVLNPNTLWGKLNLGFENMLNRLTEAYGRILVWVLGHKRYIFLAVLALLIGSIYLVPAGFIGAAFMPQSDQGEMNVQIELSPTASIYQTNAVAQRAEGIIMKHPEVTNVFSNIGYSSTGLGTSANSNLADINVKLVDKKQRKLSTEAFGQMLKNEVSQIPGVRVTVAPVGIVGASQAPIMIAVKGTNLADIRKAAALVKQVTASVPGTQDVKYSVKDPKPEVTVNLDRDKMAQLGISAAEVGQALQNAFRGNDLSKFKQNGNEYDILVSLDQFDRTQASDVSRLTFVNNQGKTFELSQFATVQEQVGESVLERIDRLSSITINAQVVGRPVGTVGADIQAKMAKENLPEGVSIQYLGQLQQQSDAFGSLGLALGIAILLVYFIMVALYESVVYPFVVLFSIPVALIGALLALALTMESLTVFAIVGMIMLLGLVAKNAILIVDFANQLKAEGHEVVDALIEAGKERLRPILMTTLAMILGMLPIALASGASAETKNGMAWVIIGGLSSSLLLTLLVVPSMYLVVDRLIARFTKKKVIPQKPQDLEVAKAIS, from the coding sequence ATGTCTATATCCGAAATAGCCGTCAAACGGCCGCTGCTGGTGACGACCATCTTCACCGTGCTGATTCTGTTCGGTGTGCTGAGTTACCAGCAGTTGTCCTACAACCTGCTGCCCAAGTTCGAGGCCAACGTCATCAGCGTGGCGACCGTGTACCGGGGTGCCTCGGCCGACGAAGTAGAGACCAACGTGACCAAGCGGATCGAAGATGCGCTATCGGCACTGGAAGGCCTCGACCGCATGACCTCGACCTCGCAGGAAGGCGTATCGAGCGTGATTATCCAGCTGAAAAACGGCGTGAACACCACGCTGGCGCAGCAGGATGCCCAACGCAAGATTGAGCAGATTCTGAACCTGCTCCCCGACGGTGCCGACCGGCCCATCCTGAACAAATTCTCGACCGACGAAATCCCGGTGTTGCGGATGGGCGTTACGGCCAACGTGTCGCCCACGGCCCTGTATGACCTGATCAACAACAACATCAAGCCGCAACTCTCCAACGTATCGGGGGTGGGGCAGGTAAACATCATCGGCGGCAACGAGCGGCAGATTCAGGTAAACGTCAACACTGAGAAACTGCGCGGCTACGGCGTGTCGATCGGGCAGGTGTCGCAGGCCATCAACGCGGCCAACGCCAGCTACCCCGCCGGACAACTGGAAACGCGGCAGTCGCAGTACTCGATCCGGTTCGATGCGTCGGTGCAGACCGTCAACCGCCTGCGCGATCTGATTATCGCTAACCGGACCGACGGCTCACAGGTATTGCTGAAAGACGTGGCCGAAGTGGTCGACGCCAGCACGAAGCCGACGGCCATCAACCACATCAACGCCCGCCCGTCGATCGGTTTGCAGATCCAGAAACAGTCCGATGCCAACGCCGTGGCGGTGAGTCAGCAGGCGCAGGTGAAGATTACGCAGCTGGAAAAACAATACAGCAACATCGGCCTGAAGTTCAACATCGCTTCCGACCAGTCGATCTACACGCTGGCGTCGGCCGATGCGGTGGTGTTCGATATGGGCCTCGCCATCCTGATCGTATCGGTGGTAATGCTGCTCTTCCTGCACAGCTTCCGGTCGGCCATGTTCGTGCTTGTGGCGCTGCCGTCGTCGATGATCCCGACGTTTGCTCTGATGTACCTGATGGGTTTCTCGCTGAACCTGATGACGCTCATGGCCCTGTCGCTGGTCGTAGGTATTCTGGTCGATGACTCGATTGTGGTGTTGGAAAACATCAACCGCCACCTCGAAATGGGGAAAGACAAGCGCACGGCGGCCCTCGACGGTCGGAGTGAGATCGGCTTCACGGCCCTCGCGATTACGCTGGTCGACGTAGTGGTGTTTGTGCCGCTGGCCATGACGGGCGGTTTGATCGGGAATATCCTGCGCGAGTTTGCCCTCGTGGTTGTGTTCTCGACACTGATGAGCTTACTCGTGTCGTTCACGCTGACGCCCCTGCTGGCGTCGCGCTTTGGCAAGGTCGAAGTGCTGAATCCCAACACGCTCTGGGGCAAGCTGAACCTCGGTTTCGAGAATATGCTGAACCGCCTGACCGAGGCTTATGGCCGAATTCTGGTCTGGGTGCTGGGGCACAAGCGGTACATCTTCCTGGCCGTGCTGGCCCTGCTCATCGGGTCGATTTACCTGGTGCCGGCGGGCTTCATTGGTGCGGCCTTCATGCCGCAGAGCGATCAGGGCGAAATGAACGTGCAGATTGAACTCTCGCCAACGGCCTCGATCTACCAGACCAATGCCGTAGCGCAACGGGCGGAGGGGATCATCATGAAACACCCCGAAGTGACCAACGTCTTCAGCAATATTGGCTACAGCAGCACCGGGCTGGGTACGTCGGCAAACAGTAACCTGGCCGACATCAACGTGAAGCTGGTCGATAAGAAACAGCGGAAACTGTCGACGGAAGCCTTTGGCCAGATGCTGAAAAACGAAGTGAGCCAGATTCCGGGCGTCCGGGTGACGGTGGCACCGGTGGGTATCGTGGGGGCGTCGCAGGCACCGATCATGATTGCCGTGAAAGGAACCAACCTCGCCGACATTCGGAAGGCGGCCGCGCTGGTGAAACAGGTAACGGCGTCGGTGCCCGGCACGCAGGACGTGAAGTATTCGGTGAAAGACCCGAAACCGGAAGTAACGGTTAACCTCGACCGCGATAAGATGGCCCAATTGGGCATCAGTGCAGCGGAGGTCGGGCAGGCGCTGCAAAACGCCTTCCGGGGTAACGATCTGTCGAAGTTCAAGCAGAACGGCAACGAATACGACATTCTGGTGAGCCTCGATCAGTTCGACCGCACGCAGGCCTCCGACGTGTCGCGCCTGACGTTTGTGAACAATCAGGGCAAAACGTTCGAGCTGTCGCAATTTGCTACCGTGCAGGAGCAGGTGGGCGAAAGTGTCCTCGAGCGCATCGACCGGCTGTCGTCGATCACGATCAACGCGCAGGTAGTCGGTCGCCCGGTGGGTACGGTCGGGGCCGATATTCAGGCCAAAATGGCGAAAGAAAATCTGCCCGAAGGCGTGTCGATCCAATACCTGGGTCAGTTGCAACAACAGTCTGATGCCTTTGGTAGCCTTGGGCTGGCGCTGGGCATCGCCATTCTGCTGGTGTATTTCATCATGGTGGCGCTCTACGAAAGCGTGGTCTATCCGTTCGTCGTGCTCTTCTCCATCCCGGTGGCGCTGATCGGAGCCCTGCTGGCACTGGCCCTGACGATGGAAAGCCTGACGGTGTTCGCCATCGTGGGGATGATCATGCTGCTGGGTCTGGTGGCGAAAAACGCCATCCTGATTGTCGACTTTGCCAACCAGTTAAAGGCCGAAGGGCACGAGGTAGTCGACGCGCTTATCGAGGCGGGGAAGGAACGCCTGCGCCCCATCCTGATGACCACGCTGGCCATGATTCTGGGGATGTTGCCCATCGCCCTGGCCAGCGGGGCCAGCGCCGAAACTAAGAACGGCATGGCGTGGGTCATCATTGGCGGCCTGAGTTCGTCGTTGTTGCTGACGCTGCTGGTGGTTCCGTCGATGTACCTGGTTGTCGACCGACTGATTGCCCGCTTCACGAAGAAAAAAGTGATTCCGCAAAAGCCGCAGGATCTGGAAGTCGCCAAGGCGATCAGCTAG